One stretch of Methanobacteriaceae archaeon DNA includes these proteins:
- a CDS encoding DUF4013 domain-containing protein, with the protein MSIKELFLDASKFAASDWTKFILLGIIFVDIDLLDQTTDMLMPDFFNYIFLVAFFILVFIEAGYLFRIIESSVDGSDKLPPFSNLLQLFTHGLKDSLVVGSYMFIPAVLFVISAGLTLIYLGNDISVKFPLELFLLSLVIGIIFFIILQAAILNMAHNKGKLKSAFDYRGIFRKIKNVGLKKFLVVCFLTALIFVILKPFVVDEIRGYMDPIGSTILEMIIAPYLAILTSRFLGTMDRYN; encoded by the coding sequence ATGAGCATTAAGGAACTATTTTTAGATGCCAGTAAGTTCGCAGCTTCAGACTGGACAAAATTTATCTTATTAGGAATAATATTCGTGGATATAGACCTATTAGATCAAACTACCGACATGTTAATGCCAGATTTCTTTAATTACATATTTTTAGTTGCATTTTTTATTTTAGTTTTCATAGAAGCCGGCTATTTATTCAGAATAATAGAGTCCTCTGTAGATGGATCAGATAAATTACCACCATTTAGTAATCTGCTACAATTATTTACACACGGGCTCAAAGATTCTTTAGTAGTTGGCAGTTATATGTTCATTCCTGCAGTGCTATTTGTCATTTCCGCAGGGTTGACATTGATCTATTTGGGGAATGATATTTCTGTAAAATTTCCGCTCGAATTGTTTTTACTTTCCTTGGTAATTGGAATCATATTTTTTATAATTTTACAAGCAGCAATACTGAATATGGCCCATAATAAAGGTAAATTAAAATCAGCATTTGATTATAGAGGCATATTTAGAAAAATAAAGAATGTAGGGTTGAAAAAATTTTTAGTAGTGTGTTTTTTAACTGCACTTATATTTGTGATATTAAAACCATTTGTGGTGGATGAAATAAGAGGATATATGGATCCCATAGGTAGTACAATACTGGAAATGATAATCGCACCATATTTAGCTATTTTGACCAGTCGCTTTTTAGGTACTATGGACCGTTATAATTAA
- the hemA gene encoding glutamyl-tRNA reductase, producing MILNIRVDHKTADIQTMENSISSLDDLFNYLKSNYLVKEFISIKTCNRAEYYIFVSSFHDDSNYCSLEDDLKSGSFIKEGLVIEKDQNAMEHLLRLSSGLESMIIGEDQILGQIRDAKRRGIKENTSGLILNTIFTKAIHVGQAVRKKTHINRGCVSIGSAAVELAEEVHGNLKCKKVLVVGAGKMGTLVAKALVEKHLKAIVVANRTYDRAVELAKELGGYAIHFDLLMEFMADADVIISATGAPHPILTYEKVKDAVPPERRESLVMVDIANPRDIEDKVSELGVKVFNIDNLRGIADENRKMREEEAKEAEKIVQEELILLEKSLKHIEVEPLISQIRREMELIRTNETQKAINMLGDLNGKEKVVENLTKSVVDKIFFDVVSNIKQAAENQDDELIKACELIFKRN from the coding sequence ATTTAGTTAAAGAGTTTATTTCAATAAAAACCTGCAACCGCGCGGAGTATTATATTTTTGTCAGTTCTTTTCATGATGATTCTAATTATTGTAGTCTGGAAGATGATTTAAAATCTGGATCTTTTATTAAAGAGGGTTTGGTAATTGAAAAAGATCAAAATGCTATGGAACATCTTTTAAGACTATCTTCTGGTTTAGAATCAATGATTATTGGTGAAGATCAAATTTTGGGCCAAATAAGGGATGCTAAAAGAAGAGGAATAAAAGAAAATACTTCTGGTTTAATTTTAAATACTATTTTTACTAAGGCTATTCATGTAGGTCAGGCCGTACGGAAAAAAACTCACATTAATCGAGGATGCGTTTCTATTGGTTCCGCAGCAGTTGAACTGGCAGAAGAAGTTCATGGCAATCTCAAATGTAAAAAAGTTCTGGTGGTAGGTGCTGGAAAGATGGGAACTCTGGTGGCCAAGGCATTGGTTGAGAAACATTTGAAGGCTATTGTGGTCGCCAACAGGACTTATGATCGGGCGGTAGAATTGGCCAAAGAATTAGGTGGTTATGCCATTCATTTTGATCTTCTAATGGAATTTATGGCTGATGCTGATGTTATTATAAGTGCTACTGGTGCCCCTCATCCTATTTTAACTTATGAAAAAGTGAAGGATGCCGTACCTCCAGAGCGAAGAGAATCTTTAGTAATGGTTGATATTGCTAATCCTCGTGATATTGAAGATAAAGTGTCGGAATTAGGGGTTAAAGTATTTAATATAGATAATTTACGCGGAATTGCAGATGAAAACCGCAAGATGCGAGAAGAAGAGGCTAAAGAAGCTGAAAAAATTGTTCAGGAAGAATTAATCCTTCTTGAAAAATCTCTTAAACACATTGAAGTGGAGCCACTAATTTCACAAATACGCCGTGAAATGGAGCTAATTAGGACAAATGAAACTCAAAAGGCCATTAATATGTTAGGTGATCTCAATGGCAAAGAAAAAGTTGTTGAAAATCTTACCAAGTCAGTGGTTGATAAAATCTTCTTTGATGTAGTTTCTAATATTAAACAAGCTGCTGAAAATCAAGATGATGAACTAATTAAAGCTTGTGAGCTTATTTTTAAACGAAATTAA
- a CDS encoding metal-dependent transcriptional regulator, with protein sequence MKISEPGEELLEKIWVFMEDNNLEYGLNHEDLELSPEMELFINKDGLYDEKVVEELKNLKLIEIQDEKIKLTPQGWEESRNIIRRHRLAEKLLHDVLGMTGEEMETAACNFEHIMEGGVEESICTLLSHPHKCPHGKNIPSCNCQNGISHATNSCKCNESVKKVLEKSVLPLNKIKKGKSGKIVYIQSHKRENLNKILAMGVLPGRKVEIIQTYPSYVFQVEHTQMAIDREIAESIYVGNIV encoded by the coding sequence ATGAAAATAAGTGAACCTGGAGAAGAATTACTGGAAAAAATATGGGTTTTCATGGAAGACAACAATTTAGAATATGGTTTAAACCATGAAGATTTAGAATTATCTCCTGAAATGGAATTATTCATTAATAAAGATGGATTATATGACGAAAAAGTTGTTGAAGAGCTCAAAAATCTAAAATTAATAGAAATTCAAGATGAAAAAATTAAATTGACTCCACAAGGATGGGAAGAATCTAGAAATATTATTCGAAGACACCGGCTGGCAGAAAAACTGCTTCACGATGTTTTAGGTATGACTGGGGAAGAGATGGAAACCGCAGCATGCAATTTTGAACATATAATGGAAGGAGGGGTAGAAGAGAGTATATGTACTCTTTTATCCCATCCCCATAAGTGTCCGCATGGGAAAAATATTCCTTCCTGTAACTGCCAAAATGGAATATCTCATGCAACCAATTCCTGTAAATGTAATGAATCGGTAAAAAAAGTTTTAGAAAAATCAGTTTTGCCTTTAAATAAAATTAAAAAAGGAAAATCGGGTAAAATTGTTTATATTCAATCTCACAAGCGTGAAAATTTAAATAAGATACTGGCCATGGGTGTTTTGCCAGGGAGAAAAGTGGAAATTATTCAAACTTACCCATCATATGTCTTTCAGGTGGAACACACTCAAATGGCTATAGATCGTGAGATTGCAGAGAGCATATATGTGGGTAATATAGTGTGA
- a CDS encoding DNA helicase PriA: MKCALCGHDFDETKRLEICQGCLGYGCKKIRCPNCGYETLPDPEIGSKIIKFLKRLKKEA; the protein is encoded by the coding sequence ATGAAATGTGCTCTTTGTGGACATGATTTTGATGAAACTAAAAGACTGGAAATTTGTCAGGGATGTTTAGGATATGGTTGTAAGAAAATCAGATGCCCTAATTGTGGATATGAAACTTTACCTGACCCAGAAATTGGTTCAAAAATAATTAAATTCTTAAAAAGGCTTAAAAAGGAGGCTTAA
- the feoB gene encoding ferrous iron transport protein B, with protein sequence MWTKNIKNWFKSNKKDQKDFKENSKLKSKLDSVKPKKIVLLGNPNVGKSMLFNQLTGSYVTVSNYPGTTVTVDRGKFNIDGKKFEIMDSPGMYSLSSITEEERISKLMLLEEDNDIIIHVVDSKNLERMLTLTLQLIEAELPIILVLNMMDEAKKVGTIINHSKLEKQLGIPVVPTTAATGHGLDLLREMIGNYHKKDKIFSVEYNTVLEAAVNKISALIHNKYPISKRALSLLLLQEDGDVKKLIKENNDSNYEKIMLVVKETTSQFRMPLNYLFKLRLQKNATELVSSTLKTEKTDKLSWGEKISRLMINPVTGIPILLVIMYFGLYQFVGVFGAGDLVDLVESTIFGEWINPFVTNFVLNYIPFTAIQELLVGEYGIWTLGVTYATAIILPIVGTFFLMFSIMEDSGYLPRLAMLINRFFNLIGLSGRAVIPMVLGLGCGSMATMVTRTLETPRERTIATILLALTIPCAAQLGVIFAVLSGHPSALWLWFAIMLLLYVIIGLTASKLLPGENPTFYMEIPPLRLPRPTQVLKKTYTRLIWYFKEIIPLFILISIILWALSLTGILNMMIALIAPVITAIGLPIETAETFILGFFRRDYGAAGLYDIQSTLTGVQLLVSAVVLTLFMPCVAQFMVMTKERGWKISLLIAVFVVTFAFTMGFVLNWILTTLGVVL encoded by the coding sequence ATGTGGACAAAAAATATCAAAAATTGGTTTAAATCGAATAAAAAGGATCAAAAGGATTTTAAAGAAAATTCGAAACTGAAATCAAAATTAGATTCGGTTAAACCAAAAAAGATAGTTTTGCTCGGTAATCCAAATGTTGGTAAGAGTATGCTTTTTAACCAATTAACTGGTTCTTATGTGACTGTATCCAACTATCCCGGTACCACTGTAACTGTTGATCGTGGGAAATTTAATATTGATGGAAAAAAATTCGAAATAATGGACTCTCCAGGGATGTATTCTTTAAGTTCCATCACTGAGGAGGAAAGAATTTCCAAGTTAATGCTATTGGAAGAAGACAATGACATTATTATCCATGTAGTAGACTCAAAAAATCTGGAGAGGATGTTAACATTAACTTTACAACTAATTGAGGCAGAATTGCCTATAATACTAGTATTAAACATGATGGATGAGGCTAAAAAAGTTGGAACTATAATTAACCATTCGAAACTAGAAAAACAACTTGGAATACCTGTAGTTCCTACTACTGCTGCTACAGGACATGGCTTAGATCTTCTTAGAGAAATGATAGGTAATTATCATAAAAAAGACAAAATTTTCTCAGTAGAATATAATACAGTTTTAGAAGCGGCTGTTAATAAAATTAGTGCATTAATCCATAATAAATATCCTATTTCTAAGCGTGCATTATCATTGTTGTTATTACAAGAAGATGGGGATGTAAAAAAATTAATTAAAGAAAATAATGATTCTAATTATGAAAAAATAATGTTAGTGGTAAAAGAAACTACTTCACAATTCAGAATGCCACTTAATTATCTTTTTAAGCTCAGATTACAAAAAAATGCTACAGAACTGGTTTCTTCAACATTAAAAACTGAAAAAACAGATAAATTATCTTGGGGCGAAAAGATTAGTCGGTTAATGATAAATCCTGTGACTGGAATACCTATATTGCTGGTAATAATGTATTTTGGTCTTTATCAGTTTGTAGGGGTTTTTGGTGCTGGAGATCTGGTGGACTTGGTGGAATCCACTATATTTGGAGAATGGATAAACCCTTTCGTAACCAACTTTGTGCTTAATTACATCCCATTTACAGCAATCCAAGAATTATTGGTAGGGGAATATGGTATCTGGACATTGGGTGTGACTTATGCCACAGCTATTATATTGCCTATTGTAGGCACATTCTTCCTGATGTTTTCTATAATGGAAGACAGCGGATATCTGCCTCGTTTAGCTATGTTGATAAACCGGTTTTTTAATTTAATAGGACTCAGTGGGAGGGCGGTTATACCCATGGTGCTGGGTCTTGGTTGTGGAAGTATGGCTACCATGGTAACCAGGACTTTAGAAACACCCAGGGAACGGACCATAGCCACCATACTTCTGGCATTAACCATACCTTGTGCAGCTCAGTTAGGAGTAATATTCGCGGTTCTATCTGGACATCCTTCTGCATTGTGGCTTTGGTTCGCTATAATGTTATTATTATATGTAATAATTGGATTAACAGCTTCAAAATTATTGCCTGGTGAGAATCCAACGTTTTATATGGAAATTCCTCCTTTAAGACTACCCAGACCAACTCAGGTACTGAAAAAAACTTATACTCGCCTAATATGGTACTTTAAAGAAATAATTCCTTTATTTATACTTATAAGTATTATATTATGGGCTTTAAGCTTAACTGGAATTCTAAACATGATGATTGCACTGATTGCGCCGGTGATTACAGCCATAGGATTGCCTATTGAAACTGCTGAAACATTCATACTTGGATTCTTCAGGCGAGATTATGGTGCAGCAGGATTGTATGATATACAGAGTACTTTAACTGGGGTACAGCTATTAGTTTCTGCAGTGGTACTAACCCTTTTCATGCCTTGTGTGGCTCAGTTTATGGTAATGACCAAGGAAAGAGGATGGAAAATTTCGTTATTAATTGCAGTTTTCGTTGTTACCTTTGCATTTACCATGGGATTTGTCCTTAACTGGATATTAACCACTTTGGGGGTAGTTTTATGA
- a CDS encoding AAA family ATPase gives MKFNNIVYDSHITENKLLIASNEPKKEAKVVVLQPVGYPFICNLVETPKIEVFDKELFELYAQDQWEGFTAKEGSYLFDQKLLPDYAFKVIKAHPDESKITENTSILLVDVLKDSDDIQKIETQLKIDDVVGQEQAKTKCKIIMKYLQDPEKFKEWAPRNVLFFGTPGTGKTMLAKSLSNELKVPLYLIKATTLIGDHVGDGARQIHELYDIAAKNSPSVIFIDEIDAVGLDRKYQSLRGDVSEVVNALLTEMDGIKQNYGVVTIGATNNPSVLDYAIRSRFEEEIEFKLPEEPERKEIIKNNIDSMPLEVKVSVEKLAQLSKGMSGRDIKEKLLKNSLHKAISDDEEVVEMKHVEYALKNYQTEKNEPKGMFA, from the coding sequence GTGAAATTTAACAATATAGTTTACGATTCACATATAACAGAAAACAAATTATTAATTGCCTCTAATGAACCTAAAAAAGAGGCTAAAGTGGTTGTTCTCCAACCAGTAGGTTATCCATTCATTTGTAATTTAGTAGAAACTCCTAAAATAGAAGTTTTCGATAAAGAACTCTTTGAGTTATATGCACAAGACCAGTGGGAAGGATTTACTGCAAAAGAAGGATCTTATCTTTTTGATCAAAAATTACTGCCAGATTATGCTTTTAAAGTTATTAAAGCACATCCTGACGAGTCAAAAATAACTGAAAATACATCTATACTCCTAGTTGATGTTTTAAAAGATTCTGATGATATTCAGAAAATAGAAACTCAACTTAAAATAGATGATGTGGTAGGCCAAGAACAAGCCAAAACTAAATGTAAAATAATAATGAAGTATCTTCAGGATCCTGAAAAATTCAAAGAATGGGCCCCTAGAAATGTCCTATTTTTTGGAACACCCGGTACTGGAAAGACTATGCTGGCCAAATCATTATCTAATGAGCTTAAAGTCCCATTATACCTCATAAAGGCCACTACTCTTATTGGAGATCATGTGGGTGATGGTGCCCGCCAAATACACGAATTATATGATATTGCAGCTAAAAATTCGCCTTCAGTAATATTTATTGACGAAATTGATGCTGTAGGTCTGGATAGAAAATACCAATCCCTGCGAGGAGATGTTTCAGAAGTGGTGAATGCACTTTTAACTGAAATGGACGGTATTAAACAAAACTACGGTGTAGTTACCATAGGTGCTACCAACAACCCATCCGTTTTAGATTATGCTATTAGAAGCCGATTTGAAGAGGAAATAGAATTTAAACTTCCAGAAGAACCAGAAAGAAAGGAAATAATCAAAAACAATATTGATTCCATGCCTCTGGAAGTAAAGGTTTCTGTGGAAAAGCTGGCCCAGTTATCCAAAGGAATGTCTGGAAGAGATATTAAAGAAAAACTATTAAAAAATTCCCTTCATAAAGCCATATCTGATGATGAAGAGGTAGTGGAAATGAAGCACGTCGAATATGCTCTTAAAAATTATCAGACCGAAAAGAACGAACCTAAGGGAATGTTTGCTTAA